A region from the Aegilops tauschii subsp. strangulata cultivar AL8/78 chromosome 5, Aet v6.0, whole genome shotgun sequence genome encodes:
- the LOC109732538 gene encoding uncharacterized protein, whose product MAKLMCLCFIILAIAVAVSADECEGDRQDMIKECGQYTKWPAEPKLDPSKACCVVWQKANIPCLCAGLTKEKEKIWCMEKVGYVANFCKKPFPHGYKCGSYTFPPLA is encoded by the exons ATGGCAAAACTCATGTGCTTATGTTTCATCATCCTCGCCATTGCAGTGGCCGTGTCGGCCGATGAATGCGAGGGTGACCGACAGGACATGATTAAGGAGTGCGGCCAGTATACGAAATGGCCAGCAGAGCCAAAGCTAGACCCATCGAAGGCGTGTTGTGTTGTGTGGCAGAAGGCGAACATCCCATGCCTTTGTGCCGGTCTCACCAAGGAGAAAGAAAAGATATGGTGTATGGAGAAGGTCGGCTATGTTGCCAATTTCTGCAAGAAGCCATTCCCACATGGCTACAAGTGTGGAA GTTACACTTTCCCTCCTCTGGCATAG